The following coding sequences are from one Biomphalaria glabrata chromosome 8, xgBioGlab47.1, whole genome shotgun sequence window:
- the LOC106060836 gene encoding uncharacterized protein LOC106060836, translated as MKLCWFYTAILTLLIGAPGRCTTIWNDILLCVNSLDNHTTPSEVNTTANNGTSEMDQIDKQFSMMKLFSIICGNRNAFVRCLDTSLKQSSDSMAQIIGSFFDPKMVTKAYDSLCANISAIEQAGSDVLSCLSKVKMTHCQSELADYFFYMGVVKKFAPPSEQLSKSTMETLLCSVIFQRRQCEVLALRQCSANLANVMEQFYRQTQPGACANFNKEISDENNVQ; from the exons ATGAAGCTGTGTTGGTTCTATACAG CTATTCTCACATTGCTGATTGGGGCCCCTGGGAGGTGCACAACTATCTGGAATGACATCCTGTTGTGCGTGAACAGTCTTGACAATCACACTACTCCGAGTGAGGTCAACACCACTGCCAACAATGGTACATCAGAAATGGATCAGATAGATAAACAGTTTTCAATGATGAAACTATTCTCCATCATTTGCGG CAACAGGAATGCATTCGTCCGGTGCCTGGACACAAGTTTGAAGCAGAGCAGCGACAGTATGGCTCAGATCATTGGCTCCTTCTTTGACCCCAAGATGGTCACAAAGGCTTATGATAGCCTTTGCGCTAATATATCAG CTATAGAGCAGGCAGGCAGTGATGTCCTCAGTTGTCTATCAAAGGTGAAAATGACCCACTGCCAGAGTGAACTTGCTGATTATTTCTTCTACATGGGTGTTGTCAAAAAATTTGCACCTCCTTCAGAACAACTATCAAAGTCTACCATGGAAACATTATTATGCag TGTGATATTCCAACGGCGTCAGTGTGAAGTCCTAGCTCTACGTCAATGTAGTGCTAATTTGGCTAATGTTATGGAACAGTTCTACAGACAAACCCAGCCAGGGGCTTGCGCCAactttaataaagaaatatccGATGAGAACAATGTCCAGTGA